A region from the Coffea eugenioides isolate CCC68of chromosome 9, Ceug_1.0, whole genome shotgun sequence genome encodes:
- the LOC113782636 gene encoding receptor-like protein EIX2 yields the protein MNPIVYHHGPEETAVHRTTGRVVKLDLRNLEQPETYEVLDPSYHCRSCLAGDQLSPSLVNLTNLRYLDVSVNNFSGIRIPTFLGLLKDLRYLNLSDAGFVGEVPRHLGNLSHLRYLDIGFSSSNYIPIDNNLTSNDVGWVAKLSSLETLSLSRVDLSGAQDGFRIINMLPLLKTLDLENCRLVVPHLLHVNFASLSSLKLGFNQFLNPTLPPWLRNLTGLQDLDLSYNNLDDKVHDTFRQMTSLANLDLGRNHFDTSTLRSICNISSLTSLDMSDNELQGSIPSEIGQFPQLTVLKLSKNRLNDTTPSSLWQLTKLQGLYIGANALTGELSEHHFAKLKELKRLDISDNLFSLHVSSSWVPPFQLQYIWMGSVKIGPRFPNWLRTQKEIVELNMYNASISDAIPGWFGVLSNDTGGIILSGNKLEGSLNSFISVADVDKKFVQMWYLLLNHNHFTGSIPEELCKLRTLIYLDLSNNHLSGRIPLCLGNLRYLSFLHLGSNSLYGQIPGSLGNLGELISLQLSKNRFDGKLPPSMQNLKRLQFLDLGENRIADTIPAWIGERLSDLEFLTLQSNNFHGGISNTLCQLPYLQVLNLAHNDLSGSIPHCFKNFTAMESTKPGTFQFSKSSYLDPLLRNFKAGIELEYLKNVEYVKSISLSGNNLVGEIPDEIMGLVGLQNLNLSKNHLNGRIPKNIGNLKQLETLDLSMNELRGEIPPSLSSIYPLSSLNLSYNKLSGPIPSGNQLQTLNDPSIYEGNIGLCGKPLLNSCPANESPTENGPVLDDKGHSEFDFSWFYAGFGPGFSVGVVGVVGILQFKQSWRYALFRCVENGYDRIWVMIGLKTSRLRRNFH from the exons ATGAATCCAATCGTCTATCATCATGGACCGGAGGAGACTGCTGTCCACAGAACAACTGGCCGTGTGGTTAAACTTGATCTACGCAATTTGGAGCAACCTGAAACATATGAAGTTCTCGATCCTTCATATCATTGCAGGTCTTGCCTAGCAGGTGACCAGTTAAGTCCATCTTTGGTCAATCTGACCAATCTGCGATACTTGGACGTGAGCGTGAATAATTTCTCAGGAATCCGAATTCCCACATTTCTTGGATTGCTCAAAGACTTGAGATACCTCAATCTCTCAGATGCAGGATTTGTTGGTGAAGTTCCCCGTCATTTAGGAAATCTCTCGCATTTAAGGTACTTAGATATTGGTTTTTCAAGTTCAAATTACATCCCAATAGATAATAACTTGACGAGTAATGATGTGGGATGGGTCGCTAAGCTCTCTTCTCTTGAAACCCTGTCCCTAAGCAGAGTAGACCTTTCGGGTGCTCAAGATGGGTTCCGCATAATTAACATGCTTCCTTTGCTGAAAACACTAGATTTGGAGAATTGTAGACTTGTAGTTCCTCATCTTTTACACGTTAATTTCGCATCTCTTTCTTCCCTTAAACTTGGTTTCAATCAATTTCTCAACCCCACCCTGCCTCCTTGGCTGCGTAACTTAACCGGCCTCCAAGATCTTGATCTTTCCTATAATAATTTAGATGACAAGGTTCATGATACATTTAGGCAAATGACCTCTCTAGCTAACCTCGATCTGGGACGAAATCACTTTGATACTTCAACATTGAGATCCATTTGCAACATTAGCAGTCTTACTAGTTTAGATATGAGTGATAATGAGTTGCAAGGGTCAATACCAAGTGAAATAGGCCAATTTCCACAACTAACTGTACTAAAACTGTCCAAAAATAGGCTAAATGATACCACCCCCTCCAGCCTTTGGCAACTCACCAAGTTACAAGGATTATACATAGGTGCAAATGCATTAACCGGTGAACTATCCGAACACCATTTTGCAAAACTCAAAGAGCTAAAGAGGTTGGACATTTCTGATAACTTATTCTCTCTACACGTGAGCTCCTCCTGGGTTCCTCCTTTTCAACTACAATATATTTGGATGGGATCTGTCAAAATAGGGCCCCGGTTCCCAAATTGGCTACGCACGCAAAAGGAGATTGTAGAGTTAAATATGTACAATGCGAGCATTTCAGATGCCATACCCGGCTGGTTCGGAGTGCTTTCTAATGATACTGGTGGCATAATTCTCTCCGGTAACAAATTGGAGGGATCTCTCAACTCATTTATTTCAG TGGCTGATGTTGATAAAAAGTTTGTACAAATGTGGTATCTCCTCCTCAATCACAACCATTTCACTGGTAGTATCCCGGAAGAATTGTGCAAGTTGAGAACTTTAATTTATTTAGATCTATCCAACAACCATTTGTCCGGAAGAATTCCTTTATGCTTGGGAAACTTGCGATATTTGAGTTTCCTACATTTGGGAAGTAACAGCCTATATGGTCAGATCCCAGGTTCACTGGGCAACTTGGGAGAACTTATTAGTCTGCAATTGAGTAAAAATAGGTTTGATGGGAAGCTCCCTCCTTCAATGCAGAATCTGAAAAGATTGCAGTTCCTGGATCTCGGAGAAAATAGAATAGCGGATACTATACCAGCGTGGATTGGGGAAAGGTTATCAGACTTGGAGTTTCTGACACTTCAGTCGAATAATTTCCACGGAGGCATCTCTAATACACTCTGCCAACTCCCATATCTTCAAGTGCTCAACCTAGCACATAATGATTTATCTGGATCTATTCCTCACTGCTTTAAAAACTTCACCGCGATGGAATCAACTAAACCAGGAACATTTCAGTTCTCAAAGAGTTCTTATCTTGATCCGTTACTGCGAAACTTTAAGGCAGGAATAGAGCTTGAGTACTTAAAAAACGTGGAGTATGTTAAATCCATTAGCCTCTCAGGAAATAATTTGGTCGGTGAAATCCCGGATGAGATAATGGGTCTCGTTGGGTTGCAAAATTTGAACCTTTCAAAAAACCATCTAAATGGAAGGATCCCCAAGAACATTGGCAATTTGAAGCAACTTGAAACACTTGATTTATCGATGAATGAACTCAGAGGTGAAATCCCTCCAAGCTTGTCGAGTATATACCCATTGAGCTCTCTGAATTTGTCATACAATAAGCTATCAGGGCCGATACCATCTGGAAATCAACTTCAGACCTTGAATGATCCATCCATCTATGAGGGAAACATTGGACTCTGTGGGAAGCCACTCCTGAACAGCTGCCCTGCAAACGAATCGCCAACAGAAAATGGGCCTGTTCTTGACGACAAAGGTCACAGCGAGTTTGATTTCTCATGGTTTTATGCCGGTTTTGGACCTGGATTCAGTGTTGGTGTAGTGGGAGTTGTGGGAATCCTTCAATTCAAGCAGTCATGGCGCTATGCATTATTCAGATGTGTGGAAAATGGCTATGACAGAATTTGGGTTATGATCGGATTGAAGACTTCTCGTCTACGGAGGAATTTCCATTGA